In one window of Nerophis ophidion isolate RoL-2023_Sa linkage group LG05, RoL_Noph_v1.0, whole genome shotgun sequence DNA:
- the LOC133553162 gene encoding bromo adjacent homology domain-containing 1 protein, translating into MTHIKQKGSIQRRDRSPPWPHGGAMSVDQLERSLRFGRTKKISEVVYRRKVKKDKKDAERSNQTQKPGCEKKRDRKLYPLRGKVGDGLSCHVLLTRLEESIRRGKKAAVSDKDKARKSGIGASTETKSTSKVKSKLSDLVHVLQPRKRRLASLNAEAVNSLLLERATDLQPPAKQAKRQEEPTNGALSTDEPPESRTATTAALKTLQRKVSKTSLCSISKKVKKKTSRGHKSQGLSLEILDTPTPRRLAGLNAAALLKLTSLSAVTKHRVKAAPSTTLTSDGKNLAVIQKQTSRVKHKGHSQKLKGGLVKMSPMHCSCSACKKADFEPKVEWESSSVAKPGYQSRSMLGYTLKNVKEEQLETELNPCYCCPPEGSVEYCHRLAFFLSQQPFAESGDQSISKAVTPVKRECLVTSSSLTHSHPALTLSHHPCLCYYVHIAPHLPQTGTSPLPPLTSRPLSFVPPGLCPNRTIGSKPPGPQVTHASPVSHPAYCNSVGSPCYGEACGIGGYACRAVSPVNSRGCSFSAGCTGCSHGIKTETFSSSQGDHSPSLLVSPPISSCPLSSVPTSTQTNPHLLTPLMGQEQQPRGRLKAATDRPQGTKASSDSVPPTLQQRPTSPPSPCKQKKVVRRRTTNGWRSVGIPAEKDIFIVGEDETALRLCYEGVERDGEVIHVRDTVLLRSGPRKKSLPYVAKISALWEDPKTGELMMSLFWYYRPEHTQGGRDPSMHCENEIFASRHQDENSVACIEDRCYVLPLAQYCRYCALIKQRSEGAPPGRPSTVPPCPDSAPPSHRCVPADVDPELVYLCRHVYDFRYGRILKNLQ; encoded by the exons ATGACCCACATCAAGCAGAAAGGTTCCATTCAACGCCGGGACCGCAGCCCTCCGTGGCCGCATGGTGGCGCTATGAGTGTCGACCAGCTGGAGCGCTCACTCCGCTTCGGCCGAACAAAGAAGATAAGTGAGGTCGTTTATCGAAGGAAGGTGAAGAAGGACAAAAAAGATGCGGAAAGGTCCAATCAAACCCAAAAACCAGGCTGCGAGAAGAAACGGGACAGGAAGTTGTATCCTCTTCGAGGGAAGGTTGGGGACGGGCTCAGCTGCCACGTTCTCCTCACAAGGTTGGAGGAAAGCATCCGCAGAGGAAAGAAAGCTGCAGTATCCGACAAGGACAAGGCGAGGAAGAGCGGGATCGGTGCAAGTACGGAGACCAAATCGACGTCAAAAGTAAAATCAAAGCTGAGTGACTTAGTACACGTCTTGCAACCACGCAAGCGCCGCCTCGCCTCCCTCAATGCCGAGGCAGTGAACAGCCTGCTCCTGGAAAGAGCCACTGACCTCCAACCGCCAGCCAAACAGGCTAAAAGACAGGAAGAGCCCACAAATGGAGCGCTTTCCACAGATGAGCCTCCAGAGTCCAGGACCGCCACCACAGCAGCTCTTAAGACCTTGCAACGAAAGGTCTCTAAAACATCCTTGTGTTCAATATCCAAGAAAGTCAAGAAAAAAACCTCCAGAGGACACAAGAGTCAGGGGTTGAGTTTGGAGATTCTGGATACGCCAACACCGAGACGACTAGCTGGTCTCAATGCTGCCGCCCTGCTGAAATTGACTAGCTTGTCTGCTGTGACGAAGCATCGAGTTAAGGCCGCACCCAGCACTACCCTCACGTCTGATGGCAAGAACCTTGCTGTCATCCAGAAACAGACTTCTAGAGTGAAACACAAAGGGCACTCACAGAAACTAAAAGGGGGTCTGGTGAAGATGTCCCCCATGCACTGTAGCTGCTCAGCTTGCAAGAAGGCCGACTTTGAGCCCAAGGTGGAGTGGGAATCTAGTAGTGTCGCCAAACCGGGCTACCAGTCACGCAGCATGTTAGGCTACACACTGAAGAATGTGAAGGAAGAGCAGCTGGAAACAGAACTGAACCCCTGCTACTGCTGCCCCCCTGAGGGCTCCGTGGAGTACTGCCACCGCTTGGCCTTCTTCTTGAGCCAGCAGCCCTTTGCAGAGTCAGGTGATCAGTCCATCAGCAAGGCTGTGACCCCAGTGAAGCGTGAGTGCCTTGTCACCTCTTCGTCACTTACCCACTCTCACCCGGCTCTGACCCTCAGCCACCACCCCTGCCTCTGCTACTACGTCCACATCGCCCCGCACCTGCCGCAAACTGGAACATCTCCGCTGCCACCGCTCACCTCCAGGCCTCTGAGCTTTGTCCCACCTGGCTTGTGCCCTAATCGGACGATTGGCTCCAAGCCACCGGGTCCTCAAGTGACACACGCCTCACCAGTGTCCCACCCGGCATACTGCAACTCAGTGGGCTCGCCTTGTTACGGCGAAGCCTGCGGGATTGGCGGCTACGCCTGCAGGGCCGTTTCCCCCGTCAACAGCAGGGGATGCTCGTTCAGCGCAGGATGCACTGGATGCTCGCATGGCATCAAAACAG AGACTTTCTCCTCCTCTCAGGGTGACCACAGTCCCTCTCTTCTGGTCTCCCCGCCTATCTCCAGCTGCCCTTTATCCAGCGTACCCACTTCCACCCAGACAAATCCTCACCTGCTGACTCCGCTGATGGGCCAGGAGCAGCAACCCCGGGGCAGGCTAAAAGCAGCCACAGACCGCCCGCAAGGCACGAAGGCCTCCTCAGACAGTGTCCCCCCTACACTCCAGCAACGGCCCACGTCTCCACCGAGCCCTTGCAAACAAAAGAAAGTGGTCCGCAGACGTACCACCAACGGCTGGCGGTCTGTTGGAATCCCTGCAGAGAAGGACATTTTCATCGTG GGGGAAGATGAGACAGCGCTCCGGCTGTGCTACGAAGGAGTCGAGAGGGATGGCGAAGTGATACACGTTAGAGACACGGTGCTGCTGCGATCGGGCCCAAGGAAGAAATCCCTGCCGTATGTGGCCAAGATATCAGCGCTGTGGGAGGATCCCAAAACAG GGGAGCTGATGATGAGTCTTTTCTGGTACTACCGACCTGAGCACACCCAGGGAGGCCGAGATCCCAGCATGCACTGTGAG AACGAGATCTTTGCCTCTCGACATCAGGACGAGAACAGCGTGGCCTGCATAGAAGACAGATGCTACGTCCTGCCCCTAGCCCAGTATTGTCG